The Cydia pomonella isolate Wapato2018A chromosome 11, ilCydPomo1, whole genome shotgun sequence DNA window TCGGTTCCTGGGGGCCAATATGTTAACGCCTCGTATATGTGTACCATGCATGagacacacatacacacacagcGACAGCAGCGCGGGCGCGGCCCACGCCCCACTCTTCATCTAACCAGCAACGCATACGTACATATAGTACTTACCTAccatgtagtttttttattactcattaaaAGTGTAAAATTTTGGAAGCTCCTGCATTATTTCTCCACCTAAGTCCACCGCCCGTATCTGGAAGTCGCTCCTGCTTCTTCAGTGatatctactaaatatttagtttgacatgtattccattatttctttttagttttcctgtttcttttgtttcgtagtttttaatttgacggtaatttcgaatttgttttttttttttttttttttttttttttgataattattattgacgttttataattatatgtgtgcatgccaaatcattgacgatcataatgtaaattcatatagattaacataagaataatttatactgtaatttatcattatgaaaataaataaatctaaatctaaatctaatattatggtacaatgACAGTTAGATACACAATCAGTCTCAAATTGGTTTTGTGATTACATTCTCCACGTTTGTAGTGCTTATCTGCTCCAGGCTAGACAAGGGGGTAGACAAAGCCGTTTTGgagaaaaatattatgtataataacACAATTTTTTGCCTTATATTCGCGAACTTATATTCGCGTGGTATAACCCGCTGTCTCCCGACGAAAGTTCGATATACTATTTATAACACCCTTGTAAAACCTCATATCGACTACCTCATCGAAATATGGGGTTCTGCCGCTGCTACACACTTAAAACCTATTCAACGAGCACAAAACAAACTATTGAAAGTTCTGTTTAACTATGACTACCTTACACCCTCTAACactttatacaaaaaaactaGAATATTGAACATCAATCAATGCtataaatacaatacatgtGTTCTAATACGTAAAATCTTGCAAAAAGACCTCCATATTCAAatatcctttaaaaaaaaacaggacgtacaaaaaattaaattaagaaattGTAATAGTCTAATACTTCGTACGCCACGTACTAACTATggcaaaaaaactattttatatgaaggagcaaatttatataataagctTCCAACAAGCATAAAAGACGCTAAAACTATGCCCACTttcaaaaaattactaaaatctTTTGTTACTAACCAAGTGCGCTCTGATGTCCGCAGCGCGCTCTAAGCCACTTCCATTCATCCTTAATCTGTGTACACTCTTATCGCTGTAAGTGTGCAGCACGCTCGGCGTAAACACATCAGCTAAGCATCAACTCACTGCATATTTTGTTAGTCTACCCActaatgtaagtatatgtatcgAATACTGTAGCGGAGATTTACTCTCAGGGGGATGTAATAATAACCTCGCTACATGGATCTACACATATACAAAGCACAACATAATATAGCTACTGCACCGACCATGAATTAACACTCGATGGGCGCACAATTCCATCTCCTCTCAATCTCGTATCTCTTTGTTATGAATGTAACCTCAACACTCTCGGGGAAAATTAGAAGGGCCCCAAGTCCCGTGGCTATTATCGGTGGATGCACGGCACAACTGAATCTCCACAAGAGAACTCATCGTGCATCCCGCAGACTTGTATACTCTCCTCATGCGATGAGTACTGAGGTGGGGACCATGTGGTCCCCGACGAGCCTCCACAACAACCCCTACAGCTCATCCATCAGCCTCCATAATTAACCTCCAGTAACTCAAACCGATAAACACCAGCCACCTCACTTGTTACATTCAAACTCGAGCTACACACAAAGAATATCAATCAATTCTTTAACTCAGCTCTTTCTCAGGGTAGTCGTTAACTCAAGGTCACTGCAATatccatatattatatatatatatatataaatatcagaatataGATATGTTTCGCTTACCAAGAGTCTCCTGTACGCGATTGCACGCGCCACACCACCTGTTACCTCCCAGCACTCAGATCGCCTGTCTCCACTTGTACCCGCCATCTTTCTCCTCCCGTCTCCTATATCACTAGCCGACCTCGATCGTCAGTGTTACCAGTGAAAATTACGCTAAGAGTGACAGATATGATACATACCACAATAACAGACTTCGCGATCTCCGCGACACTCCCGAACGCGAGAAGATTATACAAGTAGCGTCATCAGCTGACGCGTCCATTCGGCTATTCGTTCTCTAGCCCAAATGGCAGCGTTCCGTCTTACTCTTGTCACTTCCTCTGGCCGTTCTTCCGTAACACTTGGCTCTCTCACTTCTGCCTCGTATGTATCAACAGCGGGAGCTTGCTCAGTATGCGTAGGACTACCATCAGAATCTAACACAGAAATTTCTTTCTCGGTTGCCGGTTCAGTAGGAATTGTTGACTCATCAATTTCTGTCTCAGGCTTGGGTGACACTATCGTTTCTGATGCCCTTATAGGTTCCATAGTTTTAACCATCTCCATAGGTACAGTTGATGTCTCTACCATCTCGTTGTCTTGTGATGGTGGTAGTGCATAATCCGTTGGGCCGTACATATCAGACTCTAACGGATACAGATGGGCTATGGATCTCGTAAACTCTGTATTCCCAACTACCACTTTGGCTGCTCGGCATTCACCATCACGGCTTCGGATTAAACTTACGATTTTGCCAACCTTCCAATTGATTCTATTTTTGGAATCATTTTTAATCTGTACAATGTCACCGACTTCTGGAGACTTCTTTGATATCACTCGCGGTTGTTTATGAGAGTGACTGAATCTGTCCCGCAGACTTGGTAGATATTGATTGGTGAACATCTCTTTATATTCGTTAAGAATCCTCTGACCCCTTTTCCAGCCTTCAACCAAGTCGACTTTGGTATTGGTGCCCTGTGAAGTTCCCTCACCAAAATCTGGGTTTATTTCTAGACACTgacctagagatagaaaatcaGCTGGACGCAGTACTCCCTCTGGGTCGGAACCCACTACAGTCAAAGGTCTTGTGTTCAATACGGCCTCAATCTCCTTCACTACTGTATGCATTTGACCGTCTGTTAATAAATGCTTGTCAAGTGTGCGCTTCAAGCAGTGCTTTACCAGTGCAACTAATCTTTCGTAAAAGCCGCCTTGCCAGGGTGCAAGCTGCGTGATGAATTTCCACTTGATATGTTTCTCCTGGCAGTATGAATGGATTAGTACTTCACTTGTCAGCTTGAACTGTAGTGCATTGTCcgatatcaatactttaggtGGTCCTCTAGCCGCCACGAACCGCCGTATCGCTAGCAAGCACTCCTCAGCCGTCAAAGCCTTGACCAACTCCAAATGTACAGCACGAACTGCTAGACATGTCATAAGACAAATCCATCGTTTTTCTCTGCCTGTATTAGTTTCCACTAATACCGGACCCAGGTAGTCTAATCCAGTAAAGGTAAATGGAGAACTATAATTAACCCTTTCACTGGGGAGTGCAGGTGGTGGTGGCAGTTTGTAAGGACCTCCAGAATACTTCTCACACTGCAAACATCTCTTCAAAGCTTTCTGTACTTGAGCTCGCCCGTGAGGGATCCAATACTTTTCGCGTAATATACTTAGCGTGTGTGGGACCCCAACATGGTAGTTGTCTCTATGCGTTTTTAGTATAATCTGGGTTGTGAAGGGTGATTTCTTCGGAATCAGAATGGGATATCTCTTATCATATGATAAATTAGCATTCGCGAACCTTCCTTTACATCTTAAGATCCCATCTTCGTCTACAAAGAGACCCAAGTTTCGTGACAAACTGGTCACCTTTCCTGAGACTTCTTCTGAAAAGAATTTACCTTGTAACTTCTTTATCTCAGTCACTGTCTCTTCACACTTTTCTTCATCAGATGGGTTTTGCACAGAATCATGAAGTGCAGTGGCTGCAGAATTATCCTCCATTTCAGAAAAGTTAGGATCATTATCTTGGTCTTCATAGCCTTTCATTGTCATCTCTGGACCATCCACCGTGTCCAGAGCCCTCCCAGCCAAGCACATTTCTTCATACCTCTGCTCCTTAGGCCAATCATTTTGGTCTTGTAGAAGAAAATCTGGACCATGGAGCCATAGATCCTGTCTATGATGCCACAATTCTGGCCTGGTAGCTACGTCTGCAGGGTTTTCTTTTGAGTTGACATAGCGCAGCTCTGCACCCAAGATGTCCTTAATTTGCTTGATCTCATTGACTCTTCTCAATACAAATGGTGGAAGTAGCCTACTTGATTTGATCCAAGCAATAACAACTTGACTATCCGTCCACAAATATATCTTGCATATATTTAGGTCTATGTGGCTTTTAACATATCTCAGAAGTCTACTTCCTATGAGATACCCTAGCAATTCAAGTCTAGGAATTTTGAGATCACTCTTGTCTTCTGCTGGAGTTATTCTGGATTTGGACATGAGAAACGAAGTTGATACTTGCTTTCCAGTTATGACGCGTAGATAAACGACTGCTGCATATGCATCCATAGATGCGTCAGTAAAGCAATGTAGTTCATACTCCGTACATTCCGACTTTGATCCACTTGCAACATGTCTTGGCAATTCTACGTTCTTAACCACTTTTAAATTCTCAATTATGTTCCTCCATGATGTCAACAAGTCTTCAGGCAGAATCTCGTCCCATTTTAACTTCCTAGTGCAGATCTCCTGAAACAAGAGTTTTCCTGGTAGCATGAGTGGTGATACAAACCCGCATGGATCATACAGACGTGCTAGCACTCTCAGGACTCCTTTCTTTGTAATACCTCTGTCTGTGATCTCACTCTCAAAAGTTTCGTTATTCAGTTTGAGCCGTAAAGTGTCATTTTCCAAATTCCATATCAAACCGAGGATCTTCATTTCACTTTCCTGTTTTGCTCTCTTTAGCTTGGGAATCTTGTCTACAAAATCTTTGTCGTTAGACATCCAGTCTCGTATGTTCATTCCTAATTCTTTAAATGAGTTTGTAGTTTGAGCATACAAATTGAGAGCCTCTTCTCTTGATTGAACGGACGTCACTAAATTGTCTACATAACATTTATCTGCTATCACAGGAAGAAGACTTTTGTTAGTCTTTGAAATGTGATATCGAATTGTTGCCGCTAAGAGGAAAGGGCTCGATATTACTCCAAAGGGCACTCTGCAGAACCTATATTGCATGATATTGTCTTCAGATAGTTCCTTTTCTAAATCTTTGACCCAGAGAAACCTGGTCACATCCCTGTCCTCTTCTTGTAAACCAACCTGAAGAAAAGCCTTTTCAACATCAGCAGTGATAGCAATTTTCCCAATTCTAAATTTCAGTATTAAACCTGTAAGGTCTTCCAGCATATTCGGACCTCTGTATAAGCACTCATTCAAGCTTTTCTCGTTTTTCAGCTTAGCTGAAGCATCGTAAACCAGCCGACCCCTTTTTCCCTTCTGTTGAACCATATGAAAAGGTAGATAGTGAACTGGATGGTCAGCAGGAATGGTAGGATCCACAATTTCTATTATGTTAGCTTCAAGTTGTTCGTTTAAGATTTTCTCATACTCTGTCATGACTTCTTTATTTGATCTTCGTATTACACCCTTTAATCTTCCAAAGGCAAGTCCAAAGTTAGTAGGCAATTTTGGTGGATACTCTATCCACGGCCACTTGACCTGATACCTTCCTTCACTGTATTTGACAGTCTTGTTAAAGTGCTGGACGGCTTCTTCCTCACATGTAGTTTTTGGAGAATCACATATCCCGATGCTCTCAAGTGACCATAAAAATTTGACATCTATGGTACGCAGAGGAAGATCTGGTTCTGTAAAAAAGTCTTGATTGATTTCATGGCACTGGCAATATGTAGCCACTGATAGAGTCTCCCCTTCCCTGCTGTTAGTAGCACTTCCTGCGAGGAACCAACCAAAATCAGAATCCACAAGAAAGGTATTATTTCCCAAATCAACACTCTTTCTGATAAATGAAAAGTATAAATCATTTCCAATCAACATATCAATGCCTTCACCGGTAGAAGCGTCGTCAGCCAAGATATCTATCATTGGTGACTCTACCTTAGCCATAGGTATCTCTGCGGTGATGTATGGGACTATATTCACTCTAATCAATCTTTCAACATTACGTTTACTCACTACAGTTACTGTTGCATATGGGCATGACATTTCTCTGGGCTTCTCTGATCCAAATGTATAAATCATCAAACAATCTTCTCCATCAGGTTTGATTCGTAATAATTTTGCTATTCTATTTGTAATGTAAGATCGTTGACTTCCACAATCAAGTAAAAGCCTAATGCTCAGACTTCTCCCCTCCGTTGTCTTTACTTGGGTTACTGCTGTCTGTAAGAAATTAGATGGcttatttaactgtacattaACTGAAGTCATGTTTGAAAGAACCATATCACTATCCTTACCCCTCTGCACCTTCTGCCGGCAAAGGGCTCTATTATGCATCCTAGAGCAATGTACACATTTCCTCCTTCTGGTACACTTGGAGGCACGGTGTCCTATTTGGAAGCACACATAACACCTATCTTTAAGCTTCCCAATCCTCTccttatatgtgttaaatttggtACAATCCTCGCTGTAATGTTCTTCATTGCAAAATATGCACATTCTCTTAGGGCGTTTCCGGTTAGGTTGAGTTGAAATTGCTTCCCTTTTCTGTTGCCATTTCCTTTTCTTTACAGCTCCAATTTGTAGTGTTGCTGTAGAAGCAGGTGTACTCATCTCCGTTATGTCACTGGACTTTACTGGAACCACAGAACTCTCCATGTTTGTAACAGCTGAACTCTCCATAGCTGTTATTACGGCATCCAAAGCCTTCCGGATTGCAGCAAAGGAATCATCGGTTGACGAAAGCCACACTTGGTATACCACTCTTGATGGAAATTTATTAAGTATGATAACTCTAAGGTAACTAGCATCCACTTTCTCCCCTAAAGCCTCTAATACCCTCAGGTGCTTCTCTATGATATTCAGAGTGCGCCTACAATCTTCGGGTGAATCCTTCGCCACAGCAAGATTTTGCAAAGCATCGTTGTGAGCATCAATGACCTTTGTAGGTTTACCAAAGCGGCTATTGAGAATGTCTACCGCAATCGGGTAATTCATGTTAGTCGTTTCCAGACCCTCAACTGCTTGTAGGGCTGGTCCCTCTAATGAGGCTAGTAAGTATGAAAGCTTTTCAACGTTGGCAATGTCCTTACTATCAACATTAGCCGCGAATTTATCCCAAAAGTGTTCCATTTTAGGATGTCACCATTATATTTCCCTAGCTCTAATTTAGGCAGACGCGTTCTATGACCATTTTCTACTTCATGGCAGTATAATTTTACCGCGACTTCTAGTTCGGTCAGGGTGTCCTCGGCTTTTATTTGCATATCCCGGCATTCATTGCAGAAATCTTCTTTTATGTCCGTCGCCCCAGACAAATATCTGTCTAAATCTGATGTGAGCGATGACAATCTATTCTTAACGTTAATTCTTATGGCAATTACCCTGTCCTTTGCAACACCAGTCTCAATGCTGTTAAGGGCCTCGGCGGCTCCCTTTAACGCTTCCGCTAGCCTTTCTAGGCGCAATTGTAATGTGGAAAGCAGAAAGTCCATTTTGAACGCAATGCGAGCTaccgatatattttatttttaaatcttctGTGAATCTTGCATTGTGCTTGATGCTAATCTGCAATTAAATGCGTATACTTGAAGTCGAGTTTAAGTAGCATAAAAGTTTGTTAGTTCTTACATGAAAATGTAActactttattacttcataATGGAGTCGCCTTAAATCTATTACTTACAACGGTTTATATAGCAGTCCACTTCCACTCTTCGGCACTCCTTAATTAAGTAATTGCACACTTTTATTCGTTTTTACTTCTATATCAAACTTTTATCACAAATCACAATTCACAAAAACGGGTAAGCTTACAAAACTAATAAACCATAACCAAACCATAGACTAATTTCTAAACTTCACTCTATCTTAAATATTCTCTACACGACACGACCAATCGATCCGTCGGTCTGTCATACCGAATATCTAACCGTTCCGTACCAAACACAATAAATATTCCGTAACGTAAATAATGTCCATGGGGAAAATAATATACAAGTAAAtgtttcaatatatattttcctcgttacacaataaaaataatgttgtagtaataaaattaacgagAAAACGTGCGCTGAGTGacaaatttactaaataaaCTTGCACATGAATTTGACCGAAAACGTAAACATTGGCGTGTTTCTGAACGTGGTCAGAGACTAAATTCAGTGTCGCTAGAGTAAAAAGCGTAATTACCGCTCCcgtataaattattttcaaacacGGTATATATTATACGGTATATTATAACACAACCTACGCAAATAAATGCtgattaatatgaaataaaaacaagaattcCTCTGTCTGCCGGTTCACCGTGTAAAAAACTCGCGATATGCACATTCTCTTCATGGCTTGGTAATATTACTGTCTATGTGTACGCACCACAATGGGTCATAATTATCCCATGTGTACGCACCGCCATGGGCATACCCAAACCAAAAAAAATCCAGTACCATAAGGAATGTATTTCAACATTGAGTACAACTCTCATCATTCCAAACACGTGAACCGCAACTGACAGATTTTTAAGCAACTCCACCAAAACATGTAGCGGAGTTTTACTCTCAGGGGGATGTAATAATAACCTCGCTACATGGATCTACACATATACAAAGCACAACATAATATAGCTACTGCACCGACCATGAATTAACACTCGATGGGCGCACAATTCCATCTCCTCTCAATCTCGTATCTCTTTGTTATGAATGTAACCTCAACACTCTCGGGGAAAATTAGAAGGGCCCCAAGTCCCGTGGCTATTATCGGTGGATGCACGGCACAACTGAATCTCCACAAGAGAACTCATCGTGCATCCCGCAGACTTGTATACTCTCCTCATGCGATGAGTACTGAGGTGGGGACCATGTGGTCCCCGACGAGCCTCCACAACAACCCCTACAGCTCATCCATCAGCCTCCATAATTAACCTCCAGTAACTCAAACCGATAAACACCAGCCACCTCACTTGTTACATTCAAACTCGAGCTACACACAAAGAATATCAATCAATTCTTTAACTCAGCTCTTTCTCAGGGTAGTCGTTAACTCAAGGTCACTGCAATatccatatattatatatatatatataaatatcagaatataGATATGTTTCGCTTACCAAGAGTCTCCTGTACGCGATTGCACGCGCCACACCACCTGTTACCTCCCAGCACTCAGATCGCCTGTCTCCACTTGTACCCGCCATCTTTCTCCTCCCGTCTCCTATATCACTAGCCGACCTCGATCGTCAGTGTTACCAGTGAAAATTACGCTAAGAGTGACAGATATGATACATACCACAATAACAGACTTCGCGATCTCCGCGACAGGAAGGATTACCAAATTGGATTTCATTTGGATGATTGTTTTGCTGAAAACGGATAACAACTGtataaaacacaaatcaaaaatatttattaaaacgatTTGATTTGTTCCACACAACTAGTCTAGTCGACAAGTTAAAAATGGTCAAAAATACAGATTACTattcctaaaaatacgtgtgttACCTCATTGCTTTCGGAatgatgtataataaaatatattcgaaGCGCTTATTAgcacgcaaaaaaaaatcaaaact harbors:
- the LOC133522987 gene encoding uncharacterized protein LOC133522987 gives rise to the protein MEHFWDKFAANVDSKDIANVEKLSYLLASLEGPALQAVEGLETTNMNYPIAVDILNSRFGKPTKVIDAHNDALQNLAVAKDSPEDCRRTLNIIEKHLRVLEALGEKVDASYLRVIILNKFPSRVVYQVWLSSTDDSFAAIRKALDAVITAMESSAVTNMESSVVPVKSSDITEMSTPASTATLQIGAVKKRKWQQKREAISTQPNRKRPKRMCIFCNEEHYSEDCTKFNTYKERIGKLKDRCYVCFQIGHRASKCTRRRKCVHCSRMHNRALCRQKVQRDSSNPSKDNGGEKSEH